From a single Nostoc sp. MS1 genomic region:
- the cysK gene encoding cysteine synthase A has product MKIANDVTELIGGTPLVKLNKIPQTEGVVARIVVKLEGMNPAASVKDRIGVSMINSAEAEGLIAPGKTILVEPTSGNTGIALAMVAAARGYRLILTMPETMSQERRAMLRAYGATLELTPGTEGMRGAIRKAEEIVANTPNAYMLQQFRNPANPKIHRETTAEEIWNDTDGEVDIVIAGVGTGGTITGIAEVIKPRKPSFQAIAVEPSNSPILSGGQAGPHKIQGIGAGFVPDVLRLELVDEVIRVSDDQAMVYGRRLAREEGLLSGISSGANLCAALQVGKRPENAGKLIVMIQPSYGERYLSTPLFQDLTAEAASVR; this is encoded by the coding sequence ATGAAAATTGCTAATGATGTAACAGAACTTATTGGCGGCACACCTTTAGTTAAGCTCAATAAGATTCCGCAAACAGAAGGAGTAGTTGCCAGAATAGTTGTCAAATTAGAAGGCATGAATCCGGCTGCTTCTGTAAAAGACCGGATTGGGGTGAGTATGATTAACTCAGCCGAGGCTGAAGGTTTAATTGCACCAGGAAAAACTATTTTAGTCGAACCCACCTCTGGTAATACAGGTATTGCTCTGGCAATGGTAGCCGCAGCGCGTGGCTACCGCTTAATTTTGACTATGCCAGAAACAATGAGCCAAGAAAGACGGGCCATGTTAAGGGCTTATGGTGCAACTTTGGAGTTGACACCTGGTACAGAAGGTATGCGGGGAGCCATTCGCAAAGCCGAAGAAATTGTGGCTAATACTCCCAATGCCTATATGTTGCAGCAGTTCCGCAACCCAGCTAACCCCAAAATTCACCGCGAAACCACAGCCGAAGAAATTTGGAATGATACCGACGGTGAAGTCGATATCGTTATTGCTGGAGTAGGTACTGGAGGAACGATTACAGGTATTGCAGAGGTAATTAAACCACGCAAACCGAGTTTCCAGGCGATCGCAGTTGAACCCAGCAATAGCCCCATCCTCTCCGGTGGACAAGCCGGGCCGCACAAAATCCAAGGTATCGGCGCAGGCTTCGTCCCTGATGTTCTCCGCCTAGAATTAGTCGATGAAGTCATCAGAGTCAGCGACGACCAAGCAATGGTCTACGGAAGGCGTTTAGCCAGAGAAGAAGGCTTATTATCTGGTATTTCCTCCGGCGCTAATTTATGCGCGGCTTTGCAGGTAGGAAAACGACCAGAAAACGCAGGCAAGTTAATTGTCATGATTCAACCTTCCTACGGCGAACGCTACCTCAGCACGCCTTTGTTTCAAGACTTGACTGCTGAAGCTGCTAGTGTGCGGTAG
- a CDS encoding alpha/beta fold hydrolase produces MSISTSAKTWIWRGFPICYQTQGTSGPAVVLVHGFGASWSHWRKNIPVLAQNCRVYAIDLIGFGGSAKPQPDTEITYTLETWGQQVADFCREVVGEPAFLVGNSIGCIVVMQAVVSNPEIGLSVALLNCSLRLLHDRKRETLPWSRRYGAPLLQRVLSVKPIGQFFFRQIAQPKTVRKILLQAYINSEAVTEELVDILTAPASDPGAVAVFLAFTSYSSGPLPEDLLPVLPCPAIIIWGAKDPWEPVDLGRKLADYPQVLKFIPLEGVGHCPQDEAPELVNPLLQDWIRERLMVSDEAKLEA; encoded by the coding sequence ATGAGTATTTCTACTTCTGCAAAAACCTGGATTTGGCGAGGCTTTCCTATTTGCTATCAAACTCAAGGAACGTCTGGGCCTGCTGTTGTATTAGTACATGGCTTTGGCGCTTCTTGGTCGCATTGGAGAAAAAATATACCTGTATTAGCACAAAATTGTCGCGTTTATGCAATAGATTTAATTGGTTTTGGTGGTTCAGCCAAACCTCAACCAGATACAGAAATCACATACACATTAGAAACGTGGGGACAGCAAGTAGCCGATTTTTGTCGGGAAGTAGTAGGTGAGCCTGCTTTCTTAGTAGGAAATTCTATTGGCTGTATTGTAGTCATGCAGGCAGTAGTCAGTAACCCAGAGATTGGTTTAAGTGTTGCCTTACTTAACTGTTCTCTGCGATTATTACACGATCGCAAACGGGAAACTCTACCTTGGTCACGTCGTTATGGTGCGCCGTTGCTACAACGTGTACTATCTGTAAAACCAATTGGTCAGTTCTTTTTCCGGCAAATTGCTCAACCAAAAACAGTCCGCAAGATTCTCCTGCAAGCTTATATTAATAGCGAGGCGGTAACAGAGGAGCTAGTAGATATATTAACAGCACCAGCGAGTGATCCTGGTGCTGTGGCTGTGTTTCTAGCATTTACTTCTTATTCTTCAGGCCCCCTCCCAGAAGACCTGTTACCTGTGTTACCTTGTCCAGCAATTATCATCTGGGGTGCAAAAGACCCTTGGGAACCTGTAGACTTGGGACGCAAGTTAGCCGACTATCCTCAAGTACTCAAGTTTATACCTTTAGAAGGGGTAGGGCATTGCCCCCAGGATGAAGCCCCTGAATTAGTTAATCCCCTTTTACAAGATTGGATTAGAGAGCGGTTGATGGTAAGCGATGAGGCAAAATTAGAGGCGTAG
- a CDS encoding ArsC/Spx/MgsR family protein, with protein MARVIFYGKPGCKGGTRQKVLLTAAGHEVITYNLLTEPWTVERLRSFFGDRPVKEWFNLSAPQVKSGEVLPEQMDEQTALFLMLKEPLLIRRPLLQVGDRREVGFDVESIDAWIGLKPVDESFRAMSESLMSQNLQGCGHGNGHSHDHHHDHQGGCNHHAQQEHR; from the coding sequence ATGGCTAGAGTGATTTTCTATGGAAAACCCGGTTGTAAGGGTGGTACTCGTCAGAAGGTCTTATTAACTGCGGCTGGTCATGAAGTAATCACTTATAACCTGCTGACAGAACCTTGGACAGTGGAACGTCTGCGTTCATTTTTTGGCGATCGCCCCGTTAAAGAATGGTTCAATCTCTCCGCACCACAGGTAAAATCTGGTGAGGTACTTCCTGAACAAATGGACGAACAGACTGCTTTATTTTTAATGTTGAAAGAACCTTTATTAATTCGCCGTCCTCTACTACAAGTAGGCGATCGCCGAGAGGTTGGTTTCGATGTGGAAAGCATCGACGCTTGGATTGGCTTAAAACCCGTAGACGAATCTTTCCGCGCCATGAGCGAAAGCCTCATGAGCCAGAATTTACAAGGTTGCGGTCATGGTAACGGCCACAGCCACGACCACCACCACGACCATCAAGGTGGTTGCAACCATCACGCTCAACAAGAACATCGTTAG
- a CDS encoding heme-copper oxidase subunit III, protein MTVVTAHEDHGGHEAHPDLRVWGLLTFLISESLMFGGFFATYLFFRGSTEVWPPEGTEVELFVPTINTIILVSSSFVIHFGDMAIKKGNVWGMRFWYLVTAIMGAVFLAGQVYEYQNLGYGLTTNVFANCFYIMTGFHGLHVFIGLLLILGVLWRSRRPGHYSATKHIGIEMAEIYWHFVDIIWIILFTLVYILNIL, encoded by the coding sequence ATGACTGTTGTAACGGCGCATGAGGATCATGGCGGACATGAGGCGCATCCAGATTTAAGAGTTTGGGGATTGTTGACTTTCCTGATTTCCGAATCTTTGATGTTTGGCGGATTTTTTGCCACCTATCTGTTTTTTCGCGGGTCTACAGAGGTGTGGCCGCCGGAGGGAACAGAGGTAGAGTTATTTGTCCCGACGATTAATACAATTATTCTGGTGTCTAGTAGCTTCGTCATTCATTTCGGTGATATGGCGATTAAGAAGGGTAATGTCTGGGGAATGCGGTTTTGGTATCTCGTCACCGCAATTATGGGAGCGGTTTTCTTAGCTGGTCAGGTGTATGAGTACCAGAATTTAGGCTATGGTTTGACCACCAATGTCTTCGCTAACTGCTTCTATATCATGACTGGGTTCCACGGACTGCACGTATTTATCGGACTGTTACTGATTTTAGGTGTATTGTGGCGATCGCGTCGTCCTGGTCATTATTCTGCAACTAAACACATCGGCATCGAAATGGCAGAAATTTACTGGCACTTCGTAGACATCATCTGGATTATTCTATTCACCTTAGTTTACATCCTCAACATTTTGTAA
- a CDS encoding peptidase domain-containing ABC transporter: MFNFFNSRKKYPCTLQFSEEDCGAACLVSISRHYGHFLSMNKSREAVGTGQLGTTLLGLKRGFENLGFNARAVKASPAILDRIKEIKLPAIIHWRGYHWVVLHDKRGKKYVIADPAVGIRYIDKDELSRAWNGVMLLLEPDPHRFGQQPQEKPQAGFVRFLQRILPYRGLLSQVLMINIVLGVLALGTPVLIQLLTDDVLVRGDTDLLTVVVIAVVVMTVFSSTLQILESTMIAHFGQRLQLGLVLEFGRKILQLPLTYYEARRSGEITSRLRDINEINQLVSQFVVLLPSQFFIAIISFFLMLFYSWQLALTVIAIGALMSLSTLPFLPVLQQKTRNILVLGAENQGVLVETFKGAQVLKTTNAAPQFWDEFQSRFGRLANLTFSTIQIGIINNTMARFLSSIGGVVLLGLGSILVMEGNLSIGQMLAINTLQINVLTLISSLVGLIDEYFRSQTAISRLLEVIDATSEMGETAQKPIAQISSDADIRFSHVNFHHPGRVDLLEDFSLKLPGGKTIAVIGKSGCGKSSLAKLIAGLYQPNSGNIRIGFYNIQDLDLNCLRQQVVYVPQEPHFWSRSILENFRLGTPHILFEEVVKACHIADADSFISQLPNNYQTVLGEFGANLSGGQKQRLAIARGILTDPPVLILDEATAGLDPVSEGLVLDRLLESRQGKTTILITHRPSVVNRADWIVFIEQGKVQLQGSLNDFLSQQGEHLKFLSV, encoded by the coding sequence ATGTTCAACTTTTTTAACTCACGAAAAAAATACCCTTGTACTTTACAGTTTAGTGAAGAAGATTGTGGAGCCGCTTGTCTAGTTTCTATTTCTCGGCATTATGGACACTTTTTGAGTATGAATAAAAGTCGAGAAGCAGTAGGAACTGGACAATTAGGTACAACCTTATTAGGCTTGAAACGTGGATTTGAGAATTTAGGTTTTAATGCTAGAGCCGTTAAAGCTTCACCAGCAATTTTAGACAGAATTAAAGAAATTAAATTACCTGCTATCATTCATTGGCGTGGCTATCATTGGGTAGTTTTACACGACAAACGAGGCAAAAAATACGTAATTGCTGACCCAGCCGTAGGTATTCGTTATATCGACAAAGATGAGTTATCTAGAGCTTGGAATGGGGTCATGCTCTTGCTAGAGCCAGACCCGCACCGTTTTGGTCAACAGCCGCAAGAGAAACCCCAAGCAGGTTTTGTGCGCTTTCTCCAGCGCATTTTGCCTTATCGTGGGTTACTTTCTCAGGTTTTGATGATCAACATAGTCTTGGGTGTACTAGCTTTAGGTACTCCTGTTCTTATTCAACTACTAACAGATGATGTTTTAGTTCGCGGAGATACTGATTTATTAACTGTTGTAGTTATAGCCGTTGTAGTTATGACTGTATTTAGTAGCACTCTGCAAATTTTAGAATCAACAATGATTGCTCACTTTGGTCAAAGACTACAATTAGGCTTAGTTTTAGAGTTTGGACGCAAAATACTCCAGTTACCCTTAACTTATTACGAAGCTCGCCGCAGTGGAGAAATTACTAGCCGCCTGAGAGATATTAATGAAATCAATCAATTAGTATCGCAATTTGTAGTGCTGTTACCTAGCCAATTTTTTATTGCTATTATTTCCTTTTTCCTGATGCTGTTTTATAGTTGGCAGCTTGCATTAACGGTAATTGCTATTGGTGCATTGATGAGTTTGTCTACCTTGCCCTTTTTACCAGTTTTGCAACAGAAAACGCGCAATATTTTAGTTTTAGGAGCAGAAAATCAAGGGGTTTTAGTAGAAACATTTAAAGGCGCTCAGGTACTCAAGACGACAAATGCAGCCCCTCAATTCTGGGATGAGTTTCAAAGCCGCTTTGGTCGTTTAGCTAATCTAACTTTCAGCACTATTCAAATTGGCATTATTAATAATACTATGGCTAGATTTTTATCTAGTATTGGTGGTGTAGTTTTATTAGGTCTAGGTAGTATTTTGGTCATGGAAGGGAATTTAAGCATTGGTCAAATGTTGGCAATTAATACGCTACAAATTAACGTCTTGACTTTGATTAGTTCCCTGGTTGGTTTAATAGATGAATATTTCCGTTCCCAAACGGCTATTTCCCGCCTTTTAGAAGTGATTGATGCGACTTCAGAAATGGGTGAGACAGCACAAAAACCAATTGCTCAAATATCTAGTGATGCAGATATTCGTTTTTCTCATGTCAACTTTCATCATCCTGGGAGAGTTGATTTATTGGAAGATTTTTCTCTCAAGCTACCTGGAGGAAAGACTATTGCTGTGATTGGTAAATCAGGTTGTGGTAAAAGTTCTTTGGCAAAGCTGATAGCAGGTTTATATCAACCAAATTCCGGTAATATTCGCATTGGTTTCTATAATATTCAAGACCTTGACCTAAATTGTTTGCGACAGCAAGTAGTTTATGTACCTCAAGAACCTCACTTTTGGAGTCGTTCAATTTTAGAAAACTTTCGTTTAGGAACGCCTCATATTCTTTTTGAAGAAGTTGTCAAGGCTTGTCATATTGCTGATGCTGATAGTTTTATTAGCCAACTACCTAATAACTATCAAACAGTATTAGGTGAGTTTGGTGCTAATCTCTCTGGTGGACAGAAACAGAGACTAGCGATCGCCCGAGGAATCCTGACTGATCCACCCGTACTAATTTTAGATGAAGCAACGGCTGGACTTGACCCAGTAAGTGAGGGTCTTGTATTAGATAGGCTTTTAGAATCACGCCAAGGTAAAACCACAATTCTCATCACCCATCGTCCTAGCGTTGTCAATCGTGCTGATTGGATAGTTTTTATCGAGCAAGGTAAAGTACAACTACAAGGTTCGTTAAATGATTTCCTCTCACAACAAGGAGAACATTTAAAGTTTTTATCAGTTTGA
- a CDS encoding LLM class flavin-dependent oxidoreductase, translating into MKTGLFCNYENHHQDSRRAIFEQVALVRQAEKLGFEEAWVTEHHFNEVNLSSSILLLMAHLAGVTSTIKLGTAAVLLPFHNPIRVAEDIATLDNLCNGRLLFGVAKGGPFPQHNKHFATPMGESRTMMLEALTLIQELLYETDVSFNGQYYQCDRLTVYPKPLQREIPIYIATGDDAGIEFAAKHSFALMGGPPFALERLKKTVNTYRALNSSGGEKFVLARFFYVGKTCDEAVSEALPFIRYFSQKMQANSAQVMQNSASGHQPFDRTNICFDEDYLLENSIIGDVATCRDKIKKFQDELDLGTLALKPSSFSLQKNQESLQRYNQEVQNYV; encoded by the coding sequence ATGAAAACTGGACTGTTCTGCAATTACGAAAATCACCACCAAGACTCGCGCCGCGCTATTTTTGAACAGGTGGCGCTGGTGCGACAGGCGGAGAAGTTAGGTTTTGAAGAAGCTTGGGTAACAGAGCATCATTTTAATGAAGTAAATCTTAGTTCGTCGATATTGCTGTTGATGGCACATTTGGCGGGTGTGACTTCAACTATCAAATTAGGGACGGCTGCGGTATTATTACCATTCCACAACCCTATTAGGGTGGCGGAAGATATTGCTACCTTAGATAATTTGTGCAATGGACGATTATTATTTGGTGTGGCGAAAGGGGGGCCATTTCCCCAACATAATAAGCATTTTGCCACACCAATGGGTGAATCTCGCACCATGATGCTAGAGGCATTGACATTGATTCAAGAGCTTTTATATGAAACTGATGTATCATTTAATGGACAATATTATCAATGCGATCGCCTCACCGTTTACCCCAAACCATTACAGCGAGAAATCCCTATCTATATAGCCACTGGTGATGATGCAGGTATCGAATTTGCTGCTAAACACTCCTTTGCTTTGATGGGTGGGCCACCGTTTGCTTTAGAACGATTAAAAAAGACGGTTAATACCTATCGCGCCTTAAATTCTAGTGGTGGGGAAAAATTTGTTTTAGCACGCTTCTTTTATGTAGGCAAAACTTGCGACGAAGCAGTGAGCGAGGCTTTACCTTTTATTAGGTATTTTAGCCAAAAAATGCAAGCCAATTCAGCCCAAGTAATGCAGAATAGTGCTAGTGGTCATCAGCCATTTGACCGCACCAATATTTGTTTTGACGAAGACTACTTGCTGGAAAATTCTATCATTGGTGACGTTGCTACTTGTCGAGACAAAATCAAGAAATTTCAAGACGAATTGGATCTAGGTACATTAGCGCTCAAACCCTCATCTTTTTCTCTGCAAAAAAATCAGGAAAGCTTGCAGCGCTACAACCAAGAGGTACAAAATTATGTCTAA
- a CDS encoding cupin: MQGRDWLLTGDGQYQVCKSARSWDLLQENYRLYRFLTDMEDVLSGVSDESTRLPEIRMLVRRLIVNSYWVRSQYLEPSPTTGTSVVLLYDELGFPLTVQTVTFAPGTRSNIHNHGTWGVVAVLKGQEKNTVWRRTKTPDSQDKIEPTGEIILSPGDIISLTPDAIHSVQAIGDEPTVTFNIYGETDPKQRFEFNAVTHSVKKF; this comes from the coding sequence ATGCAAGGTAGGGATTGGCTCCTGACTGGAGACGGTCAATATCAAGTGTGTAAATCAGCGAGAAGTTGGGATTTATTACAAGAGAATTATCGTCTGTATCGGTTTTTAACTGATATGGAAGATGTTCTGAGTGGGGTAAGCGATGAATCAACTCGTTTACCCGAAATCCGAATGCTCGTGAGACGCTTGATTGTAAATTCGTACTGGGTGCGAAGTCAGTATTTAGAGCCTTCCCCAACTACAGGAACCTCTGTTGTTCTCCTATACGATGAATTAGGTTTTCCATTGACTGTGCAAACAGTAACATTTGCACCTGGAACTCGTTCTAATATTCATAATCATGGAACTTGGGGAGTTGTAGCAGTCTTAAAAGGACAAGAAAAAAATACTGTTTGGCGACGCACAAAAACCCCAGATTCTCAAGACAAAATCGAACCCACGGGAGAAATTATCCTATCACCAGGAGACATCATTAGCTTAACTCCCGATGCCATTCATAGCGTCCAAGCAATAGGTGATGAACCCACTGTCACCTTCAATATCTATGGAGAAACTGACCCCAAACAAAGATTTGAGTTTAATGCAGTAACTCATAGTGTCAAAAAGTTTTAG